In Cyanobacteria bacterium FACHB-DQ100, one genomic interval encodes:
- a CDS encoding M48 family metallopeptidase has protein sequence MSFPKSTLIGLKADQFRHPLDLEATNALKQLPGLDLAIRTLLGPVAEQFFYLENIASSILVSEQQLPDLHKLLIEASRILDLEAPQLYVRQHPVPNAYTFAMRGRQPFIVMHTSLIELLTPEEIQAVIAHELGHLKCDHSVYLTLANVLVLAAGQLPFPIGGVITQGLQAQIMNWVRCAEFTCDRAALLATQDPRITMSVMMKLTGGSPSLVKQLNLDAFIAQARAYDDISKTEMGEMLKQLQTVQLSHPVPVLRAREIDRWASSQEYQSLIAERTKEASRGGWRNW, from the coding sequence ATGTCCTTTCCCAAGTCAACGCTCATCGGGCTAAAAGCCGACCAGTTCCGCCATCCCCTCGATCTCGAAGCAACGAACGCCCTGAAGCAGTTGCCAGGACTGGATCTTGCAATCCGCACATTATTAGGCCCGGTAGCAGAGCAATTCTTTTACCTAGAAAATATCGCCTCCAGCATTCTCGTGAGCGAACAGCAGTTGCCGGATCTGCACAAGCTCTTGATCGAAGCCAGCCGCATTCTCGATCTCGAAGCACCTCAGCTTTACGTGCGTCAGCATCCTGTTCCCAACGCCTACACCTTCGCCATGCGGGGCAGGCAGCCGTTTATCGTGATGCACACTTCGCTAATCGAATTGCTCACGCCCGAAGAAATTCAAGCCGTGATTGCTCACGAACTCGGACATCTTAAGTGTGATCACAGTGTCTATCTGACACTTGCCAATGTACTAGTCCTCGCAGCCGGTCAGCTACCTTTCCCGATCGGCGGTGTGATTACCCAAGGCTTGCAGGCTCAAATCATGAATTGGGTACGCTGTGCCGAATTTACCTGCGATCGTGCCGCCCTGCTCGCCACTCAAGATCCAAGAATCACAATGTCAGTGATGATGAAGCTCACAGGCGGATCACCCAGTTTGGTGAAGCAATTAAACCTAGATGCGTTCATCGCTCAAGCTCGTGCCTACGACGATATCAGCAAAACCGAGATGGGAGAAATGCTCAAACAACTGCAAACTGTACAGTTGTCGCACCCCGTTCCGGTTTTAAGAGCGCGAGAAATCGATCGCTGGGCAAGCTCGCAAGAATACCAGTCCTTGATTGCTGAGCGAACCAAAGAAGCAAGTAGAGGCGGATGGCGTAATTGGTAG
- a CDS encoding histone deacetylase, whose product MFPVIYSDEFLLHDTGDFHPENAGRLTAIRAALKSAPWANQLEWKSPTPVEARSPLPLMQLIHDRRYLEQVRLLANRGGGYIDGDTIICPRSFEVAMLAVNAWIDGVETAIASGEPCFVIARPPGHHAVADEGMGFCLFSNAAIAAYAALAQGLERVCILDWDVHHGNGTQAIVETNPKIRFCSLHESPQYPGTGHSSETGLHQNALNLPIAPGSTIEDYQPLFEQKVIPFLSEFQPDLLIISAGYDANHADPLSGISLKPEDYQLFTQYCLGVTRRIVFGLEGGYDYPTLGRSVVATIGACLQS is encoded by the coding sequence ATGTTCCCGGTGATCTATTCCGATGAGTTTCTGCTGCATGATACGGGCGATTTTCATCCTGAAAATGCTGGACGGTTGACTGCGATTCGGGCTGCGCTTAAATCTGCACCTTGGGCAAATCAACTCGAATGGAAATCGCCCACTCCCGTTGAAGCTCGATCGCCCCTGCCCCTAATGCAGTTGATTCACGATCGCCGCTATCTTGAGCAAGTTCGACTCTTGGCGAATCGGGGTGGCGGCTATATTGATGGCGATACGATCATCTGTCCGCGCAGTTTTGAAGTAGCGATGCTGGCGGTCAATGCTTGGATTGATGGAGTAGAAACTGCGATCGCATCTGGTGAACCCTGTTTTGTAATAGCGCGTCCACCCGGACATCACGCCGTTGCGGATGAAGGAATGGGATTTTGTTTATTTAGCAATGCTGCGATCGCCGCTTATGCTGCTTTGGCACAGGGACTAGAGCGCGTCTGTATTCTCGATTGGGATGTGCATCACGGGAATGGCACACAAGCGATCGTTGAAACCAATCCCAAAATCCGGTTTTGTTCGCTGCATGAGTCACCGCAATATCCGGGTACAGGTCATTCTTCAGAAACAGGCTTACATCAGAATGCCCTGAATTTGCCGATCGCACCCGGAAGCACGATCGAAGACTATCAACCGCTGTTTGAGCAAAAAGTGATTCCATTTCTCAGTGAGTTTCAGCCAGATCTACTGATTATCAGTGCGGGGTATGATGCAAATCATGCTGATCCATTGTCAGGAATTTCGCTGAAACCAGAGGACTACCAATTGTTTACGCAATATTGCTTGGGAGTTACCCGACGAATTGTGTTTGGCTTAGAGGGCGGATATGACTATCCCACATTAGGACGATCGGTTGTGGCAACGATCGGGGCTTGTTTGCAATCATAG
- a CDS encoding phospholipid-binding protein, which yields MGWLQRLFGMEKPQNPEQAVSGQPAPDAAASAPPEAQVSPGDTIPPERVGLNGEYDQSGLAKRVALAFDQDSQLDDINTLWVAQLGTTVVLKGSVPSQDVLNKMVSVANNVNGATAVDTNQVQVG from the coding sequence ATGGGTTGGTTACAAAGACTTTTTGGCATGGAGAAGCCTCAGAATCCGGAGCAAGCGGTCAGCGGTCAGCCTGCGCCAGACGCAGCAGCTTCTGCGCCTCCAGAGGCTCAAGTCTCTCCCGGAGACACGATTCCACCAGAGCGAGTTGGTTTGAATGGCGAGTATGATCAAAGCGGTTTGGCGAAGCGGGTCGCTTTGGCGTTTGATCAAGATAGTCAGCTAGATGATATCAATACGCTTTGGGTGGCGCAGTTGGGAACGACTGTGGTGTTAAAAGGCAGTGTTCCAAGCCAGGATGTGTTGAACAAAATGGTGAGCGTTGCAAATAACGTCAATGGTGCAACGGCAGTGGATACAAACCAGGTTCAAGTGGGTTAA
- the ilvN gene encoding acetolactate synthase small subunit, whose translation MKHTLSVLVEDEAGVLTRIAGLFARRGFNIESLAVGPAEQIGVSRITMVVPGDDRVIEQLTKQLYKLINVIKVQDITEVPCVERELMLLKVNAGSSTRSEIVELAQIFRARVVDVAEDSLTLEVVGDPGKIVAIVQVLQKFGLREIARTGKIALSRESGVNTEFLKSLEAKV comes from the coding sequence ATGAAGCATACGCTCTCGGTTTTGGTAGAAGATGAAGCCGGAGTTCTGACTCGGATCGCAGGATTGTTCGCCCGACGCGGATTTAATATTGAAAGTCTGGCTGTGGGTCCGGCTGAGCAAATCGGCGTTTCGCGGATCACGATGGTGGTGCCGGGAGACGATCGCGTGATCGAACAGTTGACCAAGCAGCTTTATAAGCTGATCAATGTGATTAAAGTTCAAGACATCACAGAAGTTCCCTGTGTTGAACGCGAACTCATGCTGCTGAAGGTGAATGCAGGCAGTTCGACGCGATCGGAAATCGTCGAACTGGCGCAAATTTTCCGGGCGCGAGTGGTGGATGTGGCAGAAGATTCACTCACGTTAGAGGTCGTTGGCGATCCCGGAAAAATAGTGGCGATCGTGCAGGTATTACAAAAATTTGGGCTGCGCGAGATTGCCCGCACTGGCAAAATCGCGCTCAGCCGCGAATCTGGCGTGAATACAGAATTTCTCAAATCGCTCGAAGCGAAAGTGTAA
- a CDS encoding DUF4347 domain-containing protein produces MQSSSNSSNLLDLSYPQSPSGSPFDSANLETARSSSSNRLVFIDSAVENAQSLAASVISGTQVVLLNANTDGIDQISGVLAGYQNLDSVHILSHGSISSIELGKAALDLGTISSYSDKLRSWSNALSTDADILLYGCNVADGNTSLITVLSELTGADVAASADATGSADRGGNWILETSTSTIEAALPFDSNLLAQYTGILADGNGLQGEYFDNIDFTNRILTRTDATVNFDWAQGSPAAGIGDDTFSVRWTGQVLAPTSGTYQFFTTTDDGVRLFVNDQLVINSFVDQPPTERTGSIALVAGQRYDIRMEYFENGYDASALLGWSGPGITKQIIPQSQLFSSTTTTPTPPTPPTTGTGNGLLGEYFDNIDFTNRILTRTDTTVNFDWGQGSPATGIASDTFSVRWTGQVLAPTSGTYQFFTTTDDGVRLFVNNQLVINSFADQPATERTGSIALVAGQRYDIRMEYFENSIAAAAFLGWSGPGITKQIIPQSQLFSTAPTTPTPPPTTPTPPPAGTGNGLLGEYFDNVDFTNRILTRTDTTVNFDWSQGSPAAGIGDDTFSVRWTGQVLAPTSGTYQFFTTTDDGVRLFVNNQLVINSFADQSVTERTGSIALVAGQRYDIRMEYFENRGAAAAFLGWSVPGFTQQIIPQSQLFSSTTTTPTPPPTTPTPPPTGTGNGLRGEYFDNIDFTAFKFARTDANINFNWAESSPDPNIAPDTFSVRWTGQVQPLHNDTYTFFTTTDDGVRLSVNGQLIIDSFADQSATERTGTIALQAGQRYDIVMEYFENGYDAVAQLGWFSANQARQIIPQSQLYSNVFSTNPGTLVIGTNSVTVNEDAGTVSIRIDRVSGSDGVATVRYTTGEASARAGTDFTATAGQLTFAAGETSKTVTIPILNDNIEEGSESFGFGLGETSGAALGINRTSLITIIDNDAPTSYTFSAAVFNENENAGTATITVQRSGSTSTAGSISYATSNGTATAGSDYTATAGTLSFAPGETSKTFTIAIRDDGDSERNETVNLTLSNPFSGSLGTQGTATLSIADNDFGNVDRQTVISGLLQPTAFDWTPGGEYMFVAQKNGVVRVARNGVLQQTPAVDISDIVNSPRDRGLLGLAVHPEFFNGSPYVYLMYSYDPPETRRSGFVPELERPDAVGNRTARLGRFTATINNGVVSIDRRSEEVILGRNSVWQYISNPGDNGTNNFFIPESGRDANGNYVQDFLIIDSESHTVGTVRFGNDGYLYVSNGDGASYNDVDPRAFRSLTLDNLSGKILRIDPITGAAPSSNPFFDGNAQSNRSKIWQYGLRNPFRFTINPTNGQTYIGDVGWAQWEEVNTGRGGENFGWVAYEGPDRAGGYDRLPSVQAFMANGGGETVTNPLYSYRHYGGGGNAINVGDFYNGNLIITDMSKGTVDALSFDSSGAVVDQRRFAEFMFGLGQIRTGADGNLYYASLVSGEVGRWIPV; encoded by the coding sequence ATGCAGAGTTCTTCTAATTCGTCAAATCTCTTAGACTTAAGTTATCCTCAATCTCCTAGTGGTTCCCCGTTCGACTCCGCCAATCTGGAAACGGCGCGATCGAGTTCGTCGAATCGCTTGGTATTCATCGATTCAGCCGTTGAAAATGCTCAGAGTCTCGCTGCCAGCGTAATCAGTGGGACACAGGTCGTATTGCTCAATGCCAACACAGACGGAATCGACCAAATCAGCGGAGTCCTCGCTGGATATCAAAACTTAGATAGTGTTCACATCCTCTCTCACGGCAGCATTAGCAGTATTGAACTCGGCAAGGCGGCTCTTGACCTCGGTACGATCTCTAGCTACAGCGACAAGCTGAGAAGTTGGTCAAATGCTCTGTCTACCGATGCAGATATCCTGCTGTACGGTTGTAATGTTGCAGATGGCAATACTTCGCTGATTACAGTTCTAAGCGAACTCACTGGGGCTGATGTTGCTGCTTCAGCAGATGCAACTGGAAGTGCAGATCGCGGTGGGAACTGGATACTTGAAACGTCCACCTCGACGATCGAGGCGGCTTTACCGTTTGATTCTAATTTACTCGCTCAGTACACAGGCATTCTTGCGGATGGTAACGGACTGCAGGGTGAGTACTTCGACAACATCGACTTCACCAATCGCATCCTGACGCGCACTGATGCCACGGTGAACTTTGACTGGGCACAAGGCTCACCCGCTGCAGGCATCGGAGATGACACTTTCTCAGTCCGCTGGACGGGTCAGGTGCTCGCACCTACATCTGGAACCTATCAATTCTTCACCACCACTGATGATGGAGTCCGCCTGTTTGTCAATGACCAGCTCGTAATCAACAGCTTCGTAGATCAGCCCCCGACGGAACGTACAGGGTCGATCGCGCTAGTTGCAGGACAGCGCTACGACATCCGCATGGAGTATTTCGAGAATGGCTATGATGCCTCGGCGCTCCTCGGTTGGTCAGGGCCAGGCATTACGAAGCAAATCATTCCACAGTCTCAACTGTTTAGCTCTACCACAACAACCCCCACACCTCCAACTCCTCCAACCACTGGCACCGGTAACGGTCTACTGGGCGAATACTTCGACAACATCGACTTCACCAATCGCATCCTGACGCGCACTGATACCACAGTGAACTTTGACTGGGGACAAGGCTCACCCGCGACTGGCATTGCCTCTGATACTTTCTCAGTCCGCTGGACGGGTCAGGTGCTCGCACCTACATCTGGAACCTATCAATTCTTCACCACCACTGATGATGGAGTCCGCCTGTTTGTCAACAATCAACTGGTGATCAACAGCTTTGCGGATCAGCCAGCGACAGAGCGTACAGGGTCGATCGCGCTAGTTGCAGGACAGCGCTACGACATCCGCATGGAGTATTTCGAGAATAGCATTGCGGCTGCAGCGTTCCTCGGCTGGTCAGGGCCAGGCATTACGAAGCAAATCATTCCGCAGTCTCAACTGTTTAGCACTGCTCCCACCACTCCAACTCCTCCGCCCACCACTCCAACTCCTCCGCCCGCTGGCACCGGTAATGGTCTACTGGGCGAATACTTCGACAACGTCGACTTCACCAACCGCATCCTGACGCGCACTGATACCACAGTGAACTTTGACTGGTCACAAGGCTCACCCGCCGCAGGCATCGGAGATGACACTTTCTCGGTACGTTGGACAGGTCAGGTGCTCGCACCCACGTCTGGAACCTATCAATTCTTCACCACCACTGATGATGGAGTCCGCCTGTTTGTCAACAATCAACTGGTGATCAACAGCTTTGCGGATCAGTCAGTGACAGAGCGTACAGGGTCGATCGCGCTAGTTGCAGGACAGCGCTACGACATCCGCATGGAGTATTTCGAGAATCGCGGTGCGGCGGCGGCGTTCCTCGGTTGGTCAGTACCTGGCTTTACACAGCAAATCATTCCACAGTCTCAACTGTTTAGCTCTACTACTACAACCCCCACACCTCCGCCCACCACTCCAACTCCTCCGCCCACTGGCACCGGCAACGGTTTACGAGGCGAATACTTCGACAACATCGACTTCACAGCCTTCAAATTTGCTCGGACTGATGCCAACATTAACTTTAACTGGGCAGAAAGTTCACCTGATCCCAACATTGCTCCTGACACCTTCTCAGTCCGTTGGACGGGTCAAGTTCAGCCTCTTCACAACGATACATACACCTTCTTCACCACCACTGATGATGGGGTACGGCTGTCTGTGAATGGTCAACTCATTATCGACAGCTTTGCGGATCAATCCGCAACTGAGCGCACCGGCACGATCGCGCTTCAAGCCGGACAGCGCTATGACATTGTGATGGAGTATTTCGAGAACGGCTACGATGCAGTCGCACAGCTCGGCTGGTTTAGCGCCAATCAAGCCCGTCAAATCATTCCGCAATCGCAGCTTTACAGCAATGTCTTCTCGACCAATCCCGGTACACTCGTCATCGGAACGAACAGCGTCACCGTGAACGAAGATGCCGGAACCGTTTCGATCCGTATCGATCGAGTCAGCGGTAGCGATGGGGTCGCAACGGTGCGCTACACCACCGGAGAAGCGAGCGCCAGAGCGGGAACAGACTTCACTGCCACCGCAGGTCAACTCACGTTTGCAGCGGGAGAAACCAGCAAAACGGTAACCATCCCGATTCTCAATGACAACATTGAAGAAGGCAGCGAAAGTTTCGGCTTTGGGTTAGGAGAAACTTCGGGCGCAGCACTGGGGATTAACCGCACCTCGCTGATTACGATCATTGATAATGACGCGCCGACTAGCTATACATTTAGCGCGGCGGTCTTCAACGAAAACGAAAACGCGGGAACGGCAACCATCACCGTTCAGCGCAGTGGGTCTACCTCGACGGCTGGCAGCATTAGCTACGCTACCAGCAATGGGACTGCAACGGCTGGCTCAGATTACACTGCAACGGCTGGCACGCTCTCCTTTGCACCAGGTGAAACCAGTAAGACCTTCACAATCGCAATCCGCGATGATGGTGACAGCGAACGCAACGAAACCGTCAATCTCACCCTGAGCAATCCGTTCTCCGGCAGCTTGGGCACTCAGGGCACCGCAACTCTGTCGATCGCAGATAACGACTTCGGCAACGTCGATCGTCAAACCGTGATTTCAGGACTCTTGCAGCCGACCGCATTCGATTGGACACCGGGCGGTGAATATATGTTCGTCGCTCAGAAGAATGGTGTCGTCCGCGTGGCTCGCAATGGGGTGCTGCAACAAACCCCAGCCGTTGATATTTCCGATATTGTCAACAGTCCCCGCGATCGTGGCTTGCTCGGTCTCGCCGTACATCCAGAGTTCTTCAATGGCAGCCCGTATGTTTATTTGATGTACTCGTATGATCCGCCCGAAACCCGCAGATCAGGCTTTGTCCCTGAATTAGAGCGACCGGATGCAGTGGGCAACCGGACAGCACGGTTAGGACGATTTACGGCAACCATCAACAACGGAGTCGTATCGATCGATCGGCGCAGCGAAGAAGTCATCTTAGGTCGAAATAGCGTTTGGCAGTACATCAGCAATCCGGGCGATAACGGCACCAACAACTTCTTTATCCCGGAATCAGGTCGAGATGCAAATGGCAACTACGTTCAGGATTTCCTGATTATCGATAGTGAATCGCATACAGTTGGCACAGTGAGATTTGGCAATGATGGTTACTTGTATGTGAGTAACGGCGACGGTGCTTCCTACAATGATGTCGATCCACGAGCCTTCCGCAGCTTAACGCTCGACAACTTGTCCGGTAAGATTCTGCGGATTGATCCGATTACAGGAGCTGCGCCATCCTCGAATCCATTCTTTGATGGCAATGCCCAAAGTAATCGATCGAAGATCTGGCAGTATGGCTTGCGAAATCCGTTCCGCTTCACGATTAACCCGACCAATGGACAAACCTACATTGGCGATGTCGGCTGGGCGCAATGGGAGGAAGTCAACACCGGACGAGGCGGCGAGAACTTTGGCTGGGTGGCGTATGAAGGCCCTGACAGAGCAGGTGGCTATGATAGACTCCCCAGCGTTCAAGCGTTCATGGCGAATGGCGGGGGTGAGACGGTGACAAATCCGCTTTATTCGTACCGACACTATGGTGGCGGTGGTAACGCCATCAACGTTGGCGACTTCTACAACGGTAACTTGATCATCACGGACATGAGTAAGGGAACAGTCGATGCGCTGTCCTTTGATTCATCGGGTGCAGTGGTGGATCAGCGACGATTTGCTGAGTTCATGTTTGGCTTGGGACAAATCAGAACGGGTGCTGACGGTAACCTGTACTATGCAAGCTTGGTATCAGGTGAAGTCGGTCGCTGGATTCCGGTGTAG